Proteins co-encoded in one Brassica oleracea var. oleracea cultivar TO1000 chromosome C4, BOL, whole genome shotgun sequence genomic window:
- the LOC106337618 gene encoding aspartic proteinase A2 yields MGVHSVTSLVVSFLLFFSASSESNDGTLRVGLKKLKLDPNNRLATRFGSKQEKAFRSSLKEFRSNDKNAGDADIVALKNYLDAQYYGEIAIGTPPQKFTVIFDTGSSNLWVPSGKCYFSLSCFFHSKYKSSRSSTYKESGKRAAIHYGSGSIAGFFSYDAVTVGDLVVKTQEFIEATSEPGLTFLVAKFDGLLGLGFQEISVGNATPVWYNMLKQGLIKKPVFSFWLNRDTKSEEGGELVFGGVDPKHFKGEHTYVPVTRRGYWQFDMGEVLIAGKSTGYCENGCSAIADSGTSLLAGPTAVIAMINKAIGASGVVSQQCKTVVDQYGQSILDLLLAKAQPKHICSQIGLCTFDGTHGVSMGIESVVDKESTKSSSGLRDAGCAPCEMAVVWIQSQLMQNMTQKRIVNYINDICERMPSPNGESAVDCSQLCKMPTVSFTIGGKVFDLAPEEYVLKIGEGPVAQCISGFTALDLPPPRGPLWILGDVFMGRYHTVFHFGNEQVGFAEAA; encoded by the exons ATGGGTGTGCACTCGGTTACTTCACTCGTTGTGTCCTTCTTGTTATTTTTCTCCGCTTCTTCTGAGAGCAATGACGGAACATTAAGAGTTGGCCTGAAAAAACTGAAGTTGGATCCTAACAATCGACTTGCCACACGCTTCGGTTCCAAGCAAGAAAAAGCCTTTCGTTCTTCCTTAAAAGAGTTCCGTTCAAACGACAAGAATGCTGGAGATGCTGACATCGTCGCGTTGAAGAATTACTTGGATGCTCAGTACTATGGTGAGATTGCTATCGGTACTCCACCACAGAAGTTCACAGTGATTTTCGACACGGGGAGCTCTAACCTTTGGGTACCATCAGGGAAATGTTATTTCTCG CTGTCTTGTTTCTTTCATTCCAAGTACAAGTCCTCGCGGTCAAGCACTTACAAGGAGAGTG GAAAACGTGCAGCAATCCATTACGGCTCTGGATCCATCGCTGGTTTCTTCAGTTATGATGCTGTCACGGTTGGTGACTTAGTTGTCAAAACTCAG GAGTTTATTGAGGCAACCAGTGAGCCTGGTTTAACTTTCTTGGTGGCTAAGTTTGATGGTCTTCTTGGTCTTGGATTCCAAGAGATATCTGTTGGAAACGCCACTCCTGTTTG GTACAATATGCTCAAGCAAGGTCTTATCAAGAAACCAGTGTTTTCATTTTGGCTTAACCGTGACACAAAGAGTGAAGAAGGCGGTGAACTTGTATTTGGCGGTGTTGATCCAAAGCACTTTAAGGGAGAACACACATATGTTCCTGTTACACGAAGGGGTTACTGGCAG TTTGATATGGGTGAGGTTCTCATTGCCGGCAAATCTACTG GATACTGTGAAAATGGTTGTTCTGCAATAGCAGATTCTGGAACATCGTTACTTGCAGGGCCAACA GCTGTGATTGCCATGATAAATAAAGCTATAGGAGCATCTGGAGTTGTTAGCCAGCAATGCAAAACTGTTGTTGATCAGTATGGACAATCCATTTTGGATTTACTTTTGGCTAAG GCTCAACCAAAGCATATCTGCTCACAGATTGGTCTTTGCACATTCGATGGCACCCATGGGGTCAG TATGGGGATTGAGTCAGTGGTGGACAAGGAAAGCACAAAATCATCTAGTGGTCTCCGAGATGCTGGTTGTGCTCCATGTGAAATGGCAGTTGTGTGGATACAGAGCCAGTTAATGCAGAACATGACTCAAAAGCGTATAGTGAACTACATTAATGAT ATATGCGAACGCATGCCGAGTCCTAATGGAGAGTCTGCAGTTGACTGCTCACAACTCTGTAAAATGCCTACTGTTTCATTCACCATTGGAGGCAAAGTCTTTGATCTTGCTCCAGAAGAG TACGTACTGAAGATTGGAGAAGGACCAGTGGCACAATGCATCAGTGGATTTACCGCGCTTGACTTGCCTCCACCTCGTGGACCTCTCTG GATACTGGGAGATGTGTTTATGGGGAGATACCACACTGTCTTTCACTTTGGCAACGAGCAGGTTGGCTTCGCAGAAGCTGCGTAA